One Sphingomicrobium marinum genomic window carries:
- a CDS encoding YegP family protein, with protein sequence MPHRFHITKDKKGEFRVSFNYNSEKIFWTEGYSSKSSAKNAIDSILKNGPGAEVVDES encoded by the coding sequence ATGCCGCATCGTTTCCACATCACCAAGGACAAGAAGGGCGAGTTCCGCGTTTCCTTCAACTATAATTCGGAAAAGATTTTCTGGACCGAAGGCTACAGCTCGAAGAGCTCGGCGAAGAACGCGATCGACTCGATCCTCAAAAACGGTCCTGGTGCCGAAGTGGTCGACGAAAGCTAG
- a CDS encoding NADPH-dependent FMN reductase — protein MTLPTIAFINGSIRKASFNRRIGKAITRMVEDRVTIHEVPIADLPLYNPEIDNDDDRPKAWATFRDAIDQTDGVLFSSPEWNRSLTGALKNAIDVGSRPYGKGALVGKPCAVYSATPGSTGALGGTLAILPCFKTLDMPDMGQPEAYYGGVNDDKIDLDGTINDDGLKREVEKFAKAFANHIEQMVRGGSEHAQ, from the coding sequence ATGACCCTTCCCACCATCGCCTTCATCAACGGATCGATCCGCAAGGCAAGTTTCAACCGCCGCATCGGCAAGGCCATCACCAGGATGGTCGAGGATCGCGTCACGATCCACGAAGTTCCGATCGCCGACCTTCCGCTATACAACCCCGAAATCGATAATGACGACGACCGACCGAAAGCTTGGGCCACTTTCCGCGATGCAATCGACCAGACCGATGGCGTGCTGTTCTCCAGCCCCGAATGGAATCGCTCGCTTACCGGCGCGCTGAAGAATGCCATCGATGTCGGCTCGCGCCCGTACGGCAAAGGCGCGTTGGTCGGCAAACCCTGCGCGGTCTACTCGGCGACGCCCGGATCGACCGGGGCGCTGGGCGGTACGCTTGCCATCCTGCCCTGTTTCAAGACGCTCGACATGCCCGACATGGGGCAGCCCGAAGCCTATTATGGCGGCGTCAATGACGACAAGATCGACCTCGACGGTACCATCAACGACGATGGGCTCAAGCGCGAGGTCGAGAAATTCGCCAAGGCCTTCGCCAACCACATCGAACAGATGGTGCGCGGCGGCAGCGAACACGCGCAATGA